From Salvia splendens isolate huo1 chromosome 16, SspV2, whole genome shotgun sequence, a single genomic window includes:
- the LOC121772228 gene encoding uncharacterized protein LOC121772228, with amino-acid sequence MATAPTVSIQWIPEDDLLLKNAVEAGASLEALAKGAVLFSRRYSLRELRERWHSLLYDPDISAQAAAQIFELEVSGINHASKFNRAENNSVGSKEVAQKRKHASIRRKYYTMRKQFRNELFSNSNLGIFEPNSHEFSEQSTDFQKQVMHVSDHLVLQEEDIDILRHAFHGTIRDISVASRANNARGGYGLDGDATSSLIEGGNDILEVDVKNRKSSIDENPHNSSVGFKGRQQFNPSNSDGFSSLQTIMFEPNQPHLRHWRRMQDVSASSVPTSMSLQDADRIAEDTIRHEAEDKENSSTVYTGEYGDPDSLLNLSNEDEILLEDVDENCAANKCCTTDSTGAVAQDSIKDGQENDKAKTEPESVTVAEVVPSVAPSATPVVSEVSTSSVHGDQPMNCQPEVDAPSKSTLISDFTGLGGGKICCTLNTEDTEIPCNDDIFLLIHPSTSFGSSTTQTNSMGSMTSAHQKDYEQGLKFSMKGNESAKSSVWPHMVGTQAVHPLVGHTAKTKLHDSREQALLPGFATKNIGHSTKGRSQYAIPKQCSNSLVKKEVAGVDIKAGHNSATVINIIQSIETGPSRSQHTESAFDDESDDVESGIDDDVPYFSDIEAMILEMDLDPYDQDSGIVRQVPSYQYDDTKRTIIRLEQGARSCLRRAMTSHEALALLYGRHLRHYITKPEVLLGRSTDDMDVDIDLRKEGRANKISRRQAIIKMEADGSFFLKNLGKSSVLVNGVAVACGQLLNLSTSCMIEIRGMSFVFEINQDYVKKNLSRYFLKNKGKTGKSDWSAEDES; translated from the exons ATGGCGACGGCTCCTACGGTGTCAATTCAGTGGATTCCTGAAGATGACCTCTTGCTGAAAAATGCTGTTGAG GCTGGTGCATCGTTAGAAGCACTTGCCAAAGGTGCAGTGTTATTTTCTCGTAGATACAGTTTACGAGAGTTGCGAGAGAGATGGCACTCTCTTCTCTATGATCCTGATATTTCAGCCCAAGCTGCTGCTCAAATCTTTGAACTTGAGGTTTCTGGTATCAACCATGCATCGAAATTTAACAGAGCTGAGAACAACTCCGTAGGAAGTAAAGAGGTTGCGCAAAAGAGGAAACATGCGAGCATCCGTCGAAAATATTATACCATGAGAAAGCAATTCCGTAATGAATTATTCAGCAACAGCAATTTGGGAATTTTTGAGCCCAATTCTCATGAATTCAGTGAGCAAAGTACTGATTTTCAGAAACAAGTGATGCACGTATCCGACCATCTAGTACTTCAGGAAGAAGACATAGATATTTTGCGGCATGCCTTTCATGGTACGATAAGGGATATTTCTGTGGCTTCACGTGCAAATAATGCGCGGGGAGGCTATGGACTTGATGGGGATGCCACTTCCTCACTAATAGAAGGTGGAAATGATATTTTAGAGGTTGATGTCAAAAACAGAAAAAGTTCAATTGATGAGAATCCTCATAATTCTTCTGTTGGATTTAAAGGTAGACAACAATTCAACCCCTCAAATTCGGATGGCTTTTCTTCTCTACAAACAATCATGTTCGAGCCCAATCAGCCTCACTTGCGCCACTGGAGAAGAATGCAGGACGTTTCAGCTTCTTCAGTACCTACTAGCATGAGCTTGCAAGATGCAGATCGGATTGCTGAAGATACAATCAGGCATGAGGCCGAGGATAAAGAAAATAGCTCAACTGTATACACCGGTGAATATGGTGACCCAGACTCACTTCTGAACCTCTCGAATGAGGATGAGATATTGTTGGAGGACGTTGACGAAAATTGTGCAGCTAATAAATGTTGTACTACTGATAGTACTGGTGCAGTCGCCCAAGATTCTATCAAAGACGGTCAAGAAAATGATAAAGCAAAAACTGAACCTGAGTCTGTGACCGTTGCAGAAGTTGTTCCTTCGGTTGCTCCTAGTGCAACACCCGTGGTGTCCGAAGTATCCACGTCCTCTGTTCATGGAGACCAACCAATGAATTGCCAGCCAGAGGTTGATGCACCTTCAAAGTCAACTTTGATTTCAGATTTTACTGGACTCGGTGGTGGCAAGATCTGCTGCACTTTGAACACGGAGGACACGGAAATTCCATGCAATGATGATATATTCTTGCTTATACATCCATCTACTTCATTTGGTTCTTCTACAACACAGACAAACTCCATGGGTTCTATGACATCTGCTCATCAAAAGGATTATGAACAAGGTTTAAAATTCTCGATGAAAGGAAATGAATCTGCAAAATCTTCTGTGTGGCCTCATATGGTGGGCACACAGGCGGTACACCCGCTTGTAGGTCATACTGCCAAAACTAAACTTCACGATTCCAGAGAGCAGGCTTTACTTCCTGGATTTGCTACGAAAAACATTGGACATTCCACTAAAGGTAGATCACAGTATGCAATTCCAAAACAATGCAGCAATAGTCTGGTCAAGAAAGAAGTTGCTGGTGTTGATATAAAG GCTGGACATAACTCAGCAACAGTCATTAATATAATACAATCAATAGAAACAGGCCCCTCGAGAAGCCAACATACAGAATCAGCGTTTGACGATGAGTCAGATGACGTCGAATCTGGAATTGATGACGATGTACCTTATTTTTCGGACATTGAAGCCATG ATACTAGAAATGGACTTAGATCCATACGATCAAGACTCCGGCATTGTTAGACAAG TTCCAAGTTATCAGTATGATGATACCAAGAGAACCATCATAAGGTTGGAACAAGGTGCCCGATCCTGCTTGAGAAGGGCTATGACATCACACGAAGCTCTTGCTCTCTTGTATGGCCGCCATTTGAGGCATTACATCACGAAACCCGAG gttttaCTTGGAAGATCAACTGATGATATGGATGTTGATATTGATCTTAGGAAAGAAGGAAGAGCTAATAAAATCTCTAGGCGGCAG GCGATTATCAAAATGGAGGCAGATGGTTCGTTCTTTCTAAAAAACTTAGGTAAGAGTTCAGTGTTGGTGAATGGCGTTGCAGTAGCTTGTGGACAGTTGCTGAACCTTAGCACAAGTTGCATGATCGAG ATAAGGGGGATGAGTTTTGTGTTTGAGATCAACCAAGATTATGTGAAGAAGAACTTGAGTAGATATTTCCTGAAAAATAAAGGAAAGACGGGCAAATCTGATTGGTCGGCCGAGGACGAATCATGA
- the LOC121771440 gene encoding polcalcin Che a 3-like produces the protein MADESRQDVEDRERIFKRCDTKGDGKVSSTELGEALKALGSVSVEEVKRMMAELDTDGDGFISLDEFTEFAKANRGLIRDVAKIF, from the coding sequence ATGGCTGATGAAAGTCGACAGGATGTGGAAGACCGTGAGCGCATCTTCAAGCGTTGTGACACAAAAGGCGACGGGAAAGTATCTTCCACAGAGCTTGGTGAGGCCCTCAAGGCACTCGGTTCAGTTTCAGTTGAAGAAGTTAAGCGGATGATGGCTGAGCTGGACACCGATGGGGATGGCTTCATATCGTTAGACGAGTTCACAGAGTTCGCAAAGGCCAACAGGGGCTTAATTAGGGATGTTGCCAAGATTTTCTAg
- the LOC121770316 gene encoding serine/threonine-protein phosphatase 7 long form homolog, with product MKVDNELITALIERWRPETHTFHLPIGEATITLEDVQAIWGLRAEGRVFTGRDYHVNFPDWTSKCRDLLGWIPDTSTETKQGGLLMTALVNQTRMPLGDDLPMYVYIQRARIHALILLGGLILPDTTGCKVPFMWLNGLGDPEEVKNISWGSAALAYLYHYLCEASMDKRKELGGLMILLQLWAWERMPTLRPAFIGPVVHEPYTPCGARWKGTTQIGNAPRYSVEHYRDQISLIRPGQFIWTPYAHCILPDYCNDVTGCSLCETYLVCWAYVEAHEPGRVRRQFNRYQDIPQNVDRMLRNADHLGKNDRRGKKGNNWANTHQFYIGEWDMRYERFQAAEYAAPMSLNIPMSPGYMAWYNRITVTYMTQPGSQATAGMNESAASMRLFVEGFQRVFHLTTEDKMDPRVRQIRDIVRTVLESMNNSDVMEYPASQHQDVVMPYQEEVVPRRRGAPGVRTVGHGYTKQFRMSQPHPDYPA from the exons ATGAAGGTGGACAACGAGCTGATCACGGCGttgattgagcgttggaggccggagacgcacactttccatctaccgatcggtgaggcgacgatcaccttggaagatgtgcaagccaTTTGGGGCTTGAGGGCGGAGGGTCGCGTTTTCACAGGGCGTGACTATCATGTCAACTTTCCAGACTGGACCAGCAAGTGCCGCGATCTATTGGGATGGATACCAGATACTTCAACAGAGACAAAGCAAGGCGGTTTGTTGATGACCGCACTGGTCAACCAGACAAGGATGCCTCTGGGTGATGACCTACCTATGTACGTATACATCCAAAGGGCACGTATCCATGCCCTAATTTTATTAGGAGGTCTCATTCTACCGGACACCACGGGGTGTAAGGTGCcatttatgtggttgaatgGGCTTGGGGATCCGGAAGAGGTGAAGAATATTAGTTGGGGAAGTGCGGCATTGGCCTACCTTTATCATTATCTGTGCGAGGCTTCCATGGATAAGAGAAAAGAGTTGGGCGGGCTTATGATCCTTCTGCAgctatgggcgtgggaaagaatgcccacattgaggCCTGCGTTCATTGGACCAGTTGTGCACGAGCCATATACACCATGTGGCGCCAG GTGGAAAGGAACAACGCAGATAGGAAATGCTCCTAGATACTCGGTTGAGCATTACCGTGACCAAATATCTCTGATTAGACCTGGCCAG TTTATCTGGACGCCATACGCACATTGCATACTGCCTGACTACTGCAATGATGTGACTGGATGCTCTCTGTGCGAGACCTACTTGGTATGTTGGGCCTATGTCGAGGCCCATGAGCCTGGACGAGTGCGCCGACAGTTCAATCGGTACCAGGATATACCGCAGAATGTAGACAGGATGCTAAGGAACGCCGATCATTTAGGCAAAAATGATCGCCGTGGTAAGAAGGGCAACAACTGGGCAAACACGCATCAGTTCTACATTGGGGAGTGGGACATGAGGTACGAAAGGTTCCAAGCTGCTGAATACGCCGCACCGATGTCCTTGAATATTCCCATGAGCCCGGGTTATATGGCGTGGTATAACAGGATTACCGTGACATACATGACTCAGCCTGGGTCACAGGCCACTGCTGGGATGAACGAGTCGGCTGCTTCGATGAGACTATTT GTTGAGGGTTTTCAGCGGGTTTTCCATTTAACTACGGAAGACAAAATGGACCCACGAGTGCGCCAGATTCGAGATATTGTTAGAACTGTCCTCGAATCTATGAACAACAGTGATGTCATGGAGTACCCCGCTTCTCAACATCAGGATGTGGTCATGCCGTATCAAGAAGAAGTAGTTCCACGGCGTCGTGGAGCGCCTGGTGTTCGGACCGTGGGACATGGCTACACAAAGCAGTTTAGGATGTCCCAGCCGCATCCCGATTAT CCAGCCTGA